The Thermoanaerobacterium thermosaccharolyticum DSM 571 region AAAACCTCCAATGCCTCTAATAATTCTGCCACTTAATCTCAACTAAAATTTCGCCCCCATTGTCTTATATATACTGCCATTTATATCAACTTCTATAATGACATTTCCTTTGCCACTAACAGGAACTGTTATTGGACTATCAGCAGAAGTAAAAGTATTAGAATATTGTAATGTTTTATTGCCATCTTGTATCACATAAACATCAACTTTCATAGGTCCTTTTTGGTTAGGCAAATCAATTGCAATTTCTTTTGTTTTGTAACCAGGTGGTAATTGTGATTGCTGTTGTTGTTGCTGTTGCTGAGTTGATTGGCTTACAATTAAATCTATAGATTTGCCTTTTTGTATACTGGTGCCTTGAGGAATGCTCTGATCTATTACATAGTTGTCAGGCAGACTATCGCTAGGCTGGGTTGTTATATTACCAACTTTAAGACCGACATTTTTCAATGCTTTTGTAGCATCATCAAGTGACATATTTACGAGGTTAGGCACTGTTACCATTTCTGGACCTTTGCTTACGTAAATATCAACAACAGTATTGTTTTCAACTTGTACACCTTGCCTTGGATTTTGGTCATACACATAACCATTTGGATAGCTGTCATTATAATCCCATATCAAGTTAGCATTTAAACCGCTATTTTTAATTTTTAATTGCGCATCCCTGTACTCACTGCCTATAACATTTGGCACGACTGATGTCTGTTTGCCTTTACTAACCACTACATTTACTGTACTTCCCTTCTTTACCGTTTCGCCAGCTGGCGGATTCTGTGATAAAATTGTATTAGTTGGTGCATCGCTGTACTGGCTATCTGTTATGTTCAATTTTAAATTATTTTTTTCTAAAATGCTTGTTGCCTTATCGAGTGTTTGCCCTTTTATATTAGGCACTGTTACTTCATTTGTTATTGCCATGTTATTCAAAAAAAACATCGTTCCATATGATAGTGATGCCATTAATGCCAGAATAAGCAATGCAATTCCTATATTTCTAAAAATTTTGCCACTCTTTTTTTTCTTTTTAAGAGTCTTCGTTCCTGATAACTTCTCATTTATTTCTTCTGATTTCATGACCCGCGTTACATTATTATCATATCCATTTGTTACAACTAATTTATCAGGATTATTTATATATGCCTCGATGTCATTTAATAGGTCGGATGCGCTTTTGTATCTATAATTTATATCTTTTTCTGTCGCTTTTAATACTATTTTATCGAGTTTATACGGCACTTTTGGATTTATTTTAGATGGCGGCACAATATTTTCCTGTATATGCTTTAATGCAACTGAAATTGGGCTTTCACCTTCAAAAGGAACCTTCCCTGTAAGCATCTCATACATAAC contains the following coding sequences:
- the pknB gene encoding Stk1 family PASTA domain-containing Ser/Thr kinase, with protein sequence MIGRMLGNRYEILEKIGEGGMAKVYKAKCHLLNRIVAIKILRSEFVADEEFVRRFKRESQAAASLSHPNIVSIYDVGQEGDIYYIVMEYVNGKTLKQLIREANGPLPIPKALDITRQVCGALEHAHKNHIVHRDIKPQNILVTDDNIVKVTDFGIARAANGSTITYGGGDVLGTAYYFSPEQAKGAMIDEKTDIYSLGIVMYEMLTGKVPFEGESPISVALKHIQENIVPPSKINPKVPYKLDKIVLKATEKDINYRYKSASDLLNDIEAYINNPDKLVVTNGYDNNVTRVMKSEEINEKLSGTKTLKKKKKSGKIFRNIGIALLILALMASLSYGTMFFLNNMAITNEVTVPNIKGQTLDKATSILEKNNLKLNITDSQYSDAPTNTILSQNPPAGETVKKGSTVNVVVSKGKQTSVVPNVIGSEYRDAQLKIKNSGLNANLIWDYNDSYPNGYVYDQNPRQGVQVENNTVVDIYVSKGPEMVTVPNLVNMSLDDATKALKNVGLKVGNITTQPSDSLPDNYVIDQSIPQGTSIQKGKSIDLIVSQSTQQQQQQQQSQLPPGYKTKEIAIDLPNQKGPMKVDVYVIQDGNKTLQYSNTFTSADSPITVPVSGKGNVIIEVDINGSIYKTMGAKF